The following DNA comes from bacterium.
CTCGCCACCGTGGGCTATGGCGACATCACCGCCGCCAACAATCCGCAAATGCTGTACGCCATGGGCGTGATGATCATCGGCGCGGGGGTTTACGGCTATATCATTGCCAACGTCGCCAGCATTCTCGCCAACCTCAATCCCGCGCGCGTGCGCTACCTCGAAAACATGGAGCGGCTGACCGCCTTCATGAGCTATCGCAACGTACCCACGCATCTGCAAAAGCGCATACGCGACTACTACGGCTATCTGTGGGACAAGCGGCTGGGCTACGATGAATCCACCGTAGTCTCAGCGCTGCCGTTGAACCTGCGCACCGAAGTCTCGCTCTTCCTCAATCGTGACATCATCGAGCGCGTGCCCTTGTTTCGCGGTGCCAGCGAAGACTTCATTCGAGAGATTGCCCTGCAACTGCGGCCGGTGGTGTTCATGCCCGGCGATTATGTCTTCCGCGCCGGCGAGCCGGGAATGGACATGTACTTCATCAGTCGCGGCCGGCTGGAAGTGATCGCCAAAGACGGCAAGAGCATTTTGGGAAGTTTGTCGGACGGCGATTTTTTCGGCGAGATTGCCTTGCTGCAGCGGCAACCGCGCTCCGCCAGCGTGCGGGCCGCCAGCTTTTGCGACCTCTACCGGCTGGACAAAGACACCTTCGACCGCGTGCTGGCCTCCTACCCCGCGATCGTCGAGAAAATCGCCTCGCAGGCCCGCGAGCGCACGGAAAAGAACGCGCCGGAACACTGAGAGCCGGCCAGCAGAATTCCCGGGACTCCAATCCAACCTACAAATACATGTGAGCCGAAAACTTGGGAGCCTGACATGAAAACACGAATGGCGTGCCGGTTGATACTCTGGAATATCCTGTTGGCAACGCTGCCTGCGGCAGCGCAGGATTTTTGGTCGTGGTGGGGCGACGGCAAAGCCGAGTTGTCGTCTTACCAAACGAAAACCCAACGCTACGGCGAGTTGCGTGAAGGCTATGCCGTTTTAGTTTACGTGACGGAGGAAATCTCACGCACCACGCGCATCAAAGTCGAGTCCGACGCCATCCCGCCGGCCGACCGCGCGCCGGTGCTGAAGCTCAATCACGTCGTCAAATTTCCCACCGGCATTTATGACTATTCGCTGTTGACCTCGACATTCAGCAGCATCGAATCCGAATTAGGCCGCCCGGCATTTGAGCCCCTTAAAATCTCTTTCTCCGCGCAGGAGTGGTGCGGCCATGTTTATCAAATGCTGCTTCCGCAGCGCGATCAAGTCGAGCTGACGCTGCACAGTTATTTTCAAAGTGAAGGCGATCAGAAGCGATCCATCAAATTACCGGCAAACGTCGCGTTCGAAGACAATTTTTTGATTTGGATTCGCGAGCTGAAACGCGAAATGCTGGCTGCGGGGCAACGCCGCAACCTGCAGATTCTGCCGAGCGCGTGGGCTTCGCGCTCAGGACATCAACACGTAGAGTTTCAAGCCGGCGCGATCATCAAAGAAGAGGGCGAAGCCGTGAAGCTGGGCAATGGCGCCGAGCCAACCTGGCGCTGGACCTGGCAGGTCGGCAATCGCACGGAAACATATTGGGTGGAGAAAGCCTATCCGCATCGCATTCTCAAATGGCAATCCAGTGACGGCGGCACCGGCGAGCTGATCAAAACCCTGCGCCTGCCCTACTGGCAATTGCACGGCAATGATGATCTGCCCTATCGCGCGCAGCTCGGGCTGCCGAAGTAGGTGGTAGGTGGTAGGTAATAGGTGGTTGGTGGATAAATGCTTGGCAAAATCCAAATTGGAGGGCAGGATGGAGAAGGCACTGGTGAATAGGTTTGAGGATTTGCAGTGTTATCAAAAATCACTCGAGCTCCATCTGGAAATCCATGAGCTAACGTTGAGTTTTCCAAAGTTCGAAATGTACGAACTTGGCTCTCAGCTTCGCCGTTCAAGTAATTCGATACCGGCAAATATCGCCGAAGGCTGGAACAACAAGCATCACAATATCTATCTCGAAGGCCTTAATCGCGCACTGGGAGAGTTGCGCGAGACGCAACATCATCTTCACGTCGCTCGCAGAAAGGGCTATATCACCCAGGAAAAGTTCGAAGCTCTACTTGCTCGCTACAACGAATGCGGCAGAATGTTGAAGGGACTCGAGAGAGCGCTTGAGAACAAGAAATGATGAAATCGGGGTGGCCGGACGTAGGTTGTGAGTTGCAGGTTGTAGGGAGCAGGGGATAGCTAAGCTCCTACAACCCATCACCTACAACCTATCACCCACAACCTATCACCCACAACCTATCACCCACAACCCACAACCGTATATGCCCGGCCAAACCGTAAAACTGCTGAAGGTCTTCCTCGCCTCGCCCGGCGATGTGAGGCTCGAGCGTGAAAAAGCGCGCGACGAGATTCTCAGTCTCCGTGCGCTGGCGCAGAAGCACGGTTTTGATCTCGAAGCCACGGGCTGGGAAACGCACGCCACGCCCGGCATGGGCCGCAGCCAGGCCCGCATCAATCAACTCGTGCGGGAATGCGATTTGTTTCTCGGCATTCTCTGGCGGCGCTTCGGGCTTCCCACCGGCGAAGCAGAATCCGGCACGCTGGAGGAATTCACTCTTGCCCGCGAACGCTATGCGCGCGAGCATGCCCCGGAAATCATGCTGTACTTTCGCGAAGTGCATCCCGACTTTCTCGCTGATCCCGGCCCGCAACTGCGCAAGGTTCTCGGATTCAAACAACAAGTGGAAGAGGGCCGGCTCGCGCTTTATGCCAACTACCGTGATCCCGAGCACTTCGCAACGCTTTTGCGCCAACACGTCACCGATTGGCTGTTGAAGCTCGCTCCCGCCACGAACAACGACCAACGACTCACGACCAACAACGCTTCTGCTCAGGACACCCCGCCCCTCTCCGCCTTCGCTGAACACCTCGAATACTGCCGCACCGAATTGCAGAAAACCGCGCGGCCTTTGCGGCTGCGCACGCTCACTTTGCCGCCGCTGTTTCTGGAAGAAGTCGAGGTTGAGCGGCCGCGCAACATGAAAGTAAGCATTGCGGTGAAAACCTTCCCGCGCTTGCTCATTCTCGGCGAGCCGGGCGCGGGCAAAACCACTTCGCTCAAGAAACTCACATCAGAATATGCGGTCTGGCGCGGCGAAGGCAAGGAGCCGGGACTCAATGAGCCGGAGGATTTCGATCTCCCCATCTTTGTCGATCTCTCGGCCTATCCCACCCTGGCGGCCAAGGACTCCCAACACGGCTTGTGGCGCTTGCTTACCGCGAGTGTACGAGGCGTGCATGATGTCGATGTCCGCAAGCGCCTCGCGACCGGCGGCTGCTTGTTGCTGTTCGACGGCCTGAATGAGGTCGGCGAGGCGTATGATGAAGTCGTGCACCACCTGCGCCATCTCGTGCACGAGATTCCGCACAATCGTTTTGTCGTGACTTGCCGGCCCGGCATTTATCGCGATGAGCTGCGCCATGAATTCGTGACGTTCCAACTCGAGCGGCTAAGCAGCTTCAATGCTTCGAAGGTTTTGGAGATCGAAATCGGCGCGGAGAAGGCGCAACCGGCGTGGAAAGGATTGGATGAATACACGCGCGACCTCTGCCGCAATCCGCTCATGCTCACGCTGTTGGCGGACGAGCTGCGCGCGAGTGATAATCCGCCGCAAAACCGCGCGGAGTTGTTCGACCGTTTTATCGACCGCTATTTGAGTGAATGGGCGCGGGTGAAAGGCGCAGGCTCAGTGCGAGTGGAAAAGGAGATTCTCTCGGCGCTGGCGTGGCGACTTGGGATCAGCCGGACCCTGCTTTCCGCGGATGAAGCCGCGGCCGTCATGTCTGCCCGGCTGGCGGAACTGCAGCGCAAGAACGAAGCGCCGCAGCATTTGAACGTCGCTGATCTCAATCGTGAATTCCTGCACCACGGCCTGCTGCGCGAAAGCGCGGGCCAAACCGGATTCTTTCACCAGGCCGTGCAGGAATATTTCTTCGCGCGCGAAGTGGCATTGCATCAATCAATCGAATACGTTTTGAAGCATGCCAGCGACCCTGAATGGGCGGAAGTTTTGGTGTTCGTCTGCGGGTTGGTGGAGGATGCGACGGAGGTGGTGAGGGAGGTGATGAAGGGAGATCCTTATTTGGCTGCGAAATGTATAGTATATGCAAAAGAAGTCGATAGATACGTTGTCGATGGTTTGGCAATAAGCCTTATCCAAAAACTAAAAGCAAAATTTGAAAAAGATGTTTGGGTTGGGGAATTATATCCAGAAATGCTATCCATTCTATCTTTAGAATTCAAAACGTATACTAAAAAACTCGTAGATCTTTTCCGGCGTGCATATTATGAGAACGCTCAAGCACTTTACGATTTTGCTTATATGCTCCTTGCACTAAATATTTCAGAAAAAGCAATACACTTCCTTGAGCCTTTGGTAAGTGAACAGCCTAATGATGTGGGTCTTAGAGGATGGCTTGCAGCAGCATTTCGACATGTAGGGAATTTTGAAGATTCTATCTCAAACCTGAAGAAGTGTTTAGATTTAAAGCCAGACAATGAATGGCTTTGGAGCAATTTGGGTAGAGTGTATAATGAGCTTAAGAACTATCAAGAAGCGGAAAAAAGTTTTTGCCGAGCTATAGAATTAAAGGATGACTCATTTAGAGCACACTGTCATTTCGGTTTAACTTTATTGGCAATGAAGAGGTATAAAGAAGCTTTAGAAGAATTTCAAAAATCTATTAACTTACGTTATGGATATGGCATGACACACAATGGTTTAGCGGAACTTTATCTCGAATACTTGAATCAACCAGAAAAAGCCATATCAGAATATGAAATTGCACTTCAACTTGAACGACGCCCATTCAAAATATCTCAATCGTTGTTCGGTCTTGCCCGCACTCATGAAGCCGCCGGCCGTACCGCCGAAGCCCGGCAGCGTTATCAAGAATACCTCGACCGCTTCCCCTGGGGCGAGCATGCGCAAGAGGCGCTGGCCGCGTTGGAGCGGCTGGGGGGAGAATAAGTCTTGTGCTACGGCATTTCCTATCGATCTTCTTTTGGAAGGAAGAGCGATATAGTGACGAGCTATCTCTCAAGAAAGCCCAGGGCGCGGAACAGCTTGAGGTTGATTTCTTCCATGCGCTGCTTGTTGATCTTGCCCAGCTTTCTGACGAGATCAGTCTTGAGAATCGTACGCATAATGCCCAAAAGGATTTTTGAATCACGTGCAAGGCCGGATTCCCGCGATTTGACGATGACATCCTGTTTGTACACGCGATCCAACTTTTTCGTGCTCAATGGCGCGACAATGACAAAGGGATAATGCGAATTGTCATTATCTTCGTCGTTTTGCAGGATGATTACGGGCCGGGCTTTCTCAACTGCCGGCTCATCTTCGTGCGGAAATTCGAAGAGCTTGGCCAAATAGATTTCCCCGCGTCGCATAGTGATCAAATCCTCGAAACGGTCGAGCGGTATTCAGACATGATCTCCTGCGCGTAGCCCGCGCCGGGTGTCTCACCAAAATCGAACCGTCTCGCCAGCTTTTGATATTTGCTTTGCGCTTCCTCAAATGCCAAAGAAGCTTCGTCTTCATGATCGAGAAAGGTGATTATAACCGGCGTGTTCGGTTTCTTGTCGACTTTGGCAAGTGGCTTGATCGTCTTGCCGGTGTACGTGCCTCTGATGGAAAGCATTGTTTCTCTCCTCATGAAAACCAATTGATGACGATTGGTGAAATTAAAGATGATTACCTGCGGCCCGACGCCGAAGACTGGCATCGTACTCGACTACACGGAAGAACGATAACAAGTGAACTTCAGAAAACCAAGCCATTTTTCCGGCACTTTCGTGAGCCGTGGGCCGCACTTCTGAAGCCCGGCAGCGTTATCAAGAATACCTCGACCGCTTCCCCTGGGGCGAGCATGCGCAAGAGGCGCTGGCCGCGTTGGAGCGGCTGGGCGAGATCTAGGCAGGCTTCACTTCAGCCTTCGACTTCTGCATATTTATCATACTGCTCTTCTGTCATCGTCTCTAAACGAGTAATCACGAAATCGCTGTTGCCATTGAACCGGGAGCGCAAGAATCGGAAAAGATCTCGTTCGCGCTCAGACCAGTGCCAATTTTCAAAACCTCTACGCGCAACCACAAGAATGTGAACGCCTACCGCAATGCCGCTGGGCTTGACTTCGACCAATGTGGCTTCAATTTCATGGTTACGCACCCATTCGGTCACTGCTTCACGCAGTTCCTCCAAAACGGCGGTTTTCATGTTTCACCTCAAAAATATCGAGCCAAAAACGTTATGATGCCGTGCGCCGGATCAAAGAGCGCCCGATCGAAAGCATCGGCATCCTGCTGCGTATGAATTGCGCCCTCATAACGCAGCGCCATCGACCATCGCTTGTGAATGAGCAGAAAGTTCTCATTCACCTCCTCTTCGGCGGGCAGGCGTGAATAAGGCCCGGAACAACAAAGCAACAACTCCAAATCGTGCACTTGAAAAATGTGCCGGAAGATTCGAAACTTCGGGTTGTTTGCTGATCACCAGTTCCAGTGCCAATTCGAGCAAAGTCCCGGCATACAGAACCGCCCCCGCCCACCGTCCGGCGGCGCGCAAAGCATGGTATTCCGCCTTGCGTTCTTCGAAGGCTGCGCGCAACGTCGCGAGATCTTGCTGAATGAGCTTGAGTGCCATCAGAGCTCCTCCCAATATTCCTGCCCCGGCGGCAACGCAGCATGGCCCTCGCGGCCGGTTGCCGTGAGGCAACAATAGCGAACACCGTCTCCAAAATCAAGGCGTTCTCGGAAGCGCGCCGCCCTTGAAACGAAAATGCCCTGAGCGTCACCCCGCTCAGGGCATTTTCGTTTTGGCGTACCGCGCCTTCACGGCTCCGAGCAACTGTGGAAGAAGCCGCATTGGGGGCAAATCAAACGGCAGCGGAAGTTTTGCAGGCGGGTGCCGCAATTGTCGCAGTACACCCAATAGCCGTACGCATCCTCCGCCGGCGGCGCCTTGGCTTCCACGTCCGGCTTCGGCAAGGGCAGAGAGGCGGGCCGTGAGAGCAGCAGGGTTTCCCGTTCGGAAATGTGAAACATGCACCCTCTTCCTCGTTAGAACAACGGTTTGCCCACCATTTCGAAAACCATGAACAGTATCGTGCCCAGCGTCAATGCGCCAAAGACCAGAGCAATCGCGCCGAATTTGACATTCTCCTTCATCACCAGGCCGTAGGCCATGGCCGGCGCGGTGTTGACGGTGAGGTCGCCGTTGATTCGCGCCTGGCAGGCCAGACGTTCCTTCGGCTGGTCACCGAGCTGCAGCTTCTCGAAAAGCGTCGGCCGGTTGAGACACTCGCCCGGTTGCACCGCAATCCGGTCCGTGCCGCATAATCCGAATCCGCGACAATTGATGAATCGGTTGACGCTGCCGTACACGCTGACGCCCGCTTTTTTCGCGGCTTGGCGCACGGTGGTGCCTTCCGGAACCTCCACTTTGCGATTCTCGGCTTCGAAGTGAACGGTGGGCATGGGCTTGTCCTCGTTCGTTGGATGCTGGATGCTGGATGCTTGATGCTGGATGCTTGATGCTTGATGCTTGATGCTTGATACTGGATGCTTGATACTGGATGCTTGATGCTTGATGCTGGATGCTGGATGCTTGATACTTGATGCTTGATACTTGATACTTGATACTGGATACTGGATACTGGATACTGGATACTGGATGCTGGATGCTGGATGCTGGATACTGATCACTGACTACTGGACACTGGCATCCTCTTGCTCAGTGGTTCAGCGATTTCAGACCTTCGTGTGCGCGGTTGACCAAGTCACTTGACTTGCTGGTGGCAATTACTTTGTTCCACCATTCCGCGGCTTTTTCGTGCTCGTGCATGGCGGCATAGATCACCGCCATGTTGAACATGGCAAAATCATAGTTGGGGCGATGCTGCAGCGCGGTCTGCAATTCCTCCAGCGCCCGGTCGTTCTGTTTGAGATTGAAATAGGCGCCGGCGAGATTCAGCCGGGTTTCGACATCCTCCGGCTTGACCGCCAGCATATCGCGATAGTAGCCCGCCGCTTCCTCATATTTGCCGGCCATGTCGAAGATCGCCGCCAGGTGCAGCAAGGCGTTGATGTCGGCCGGGTCTTCTTGGGCGCGTTTTTTCAGCGAATCGATCTGTGAAAAAATCGGCGCCATCGAGGCCATGTCAGACATTCCTTGTGCCGGCGGTTGACTTTGGCCGGCGGCCGGCGCCGGTGCAGCCGCATTGACCGGCGCGGGATTGGTGCGCGGATAGAACAGAAAGAACAAAATGCCCACCACCACCGGAATGCTGGCGAGCAGCCCCACTGTCACCCACGGCGAGCGTGCGCCGCGGCCAGGCGCGACGTGCCACTGACCGGAAGGTGCCGCGGCTTCGGCGGTGGCCACGGCTTGGCCGCACTGCGGGCAAAACTTGGCTCCCGGTTTGAGTGCGCCGCCGCAGGCTGCACAAGTGCCTTCACTGCGTTGCGCCAGCTTGGCGCCACACGCGGGACAGAAACGGCTCTGCGGCGAGACTTCAGCGCCACATTCGTTGCAATTCATGCGGGTTTCCTTCATCGGATTACTCTGGAAAAACCAGCGCGACCGCGAAGTTTTTTCCAGCTTGGTTCTTGGCTCGTTTGCAGCCGGGCAGACTGCGCTACGGTTCCTGGGTACGCAACATTTTCAAAATGCGATCGAGAAAAGTCGCTTTGGCAATATCATCCTGCTGGGAATGAATCAAAATCAGATTGCGCACCATGCGCGCGATAATGGTGCGCGGCGAGGCACGCTGCAGCATGCGATCTTCGAAGGTCATGCCCGAGCCGTGCAGCAGCTTCATGCACTCCGCGCGCGTGATCAGGCGGCCGCCGTAGAAGGGATCGAGGAGAAACGATTCCGCCGGCGTGTGGTATTGGCAGATGAAATGCACCGGCAGGTTGACGCCATACACCGGCACCTGCAGCCGCCGCGCCATCAGCAAATAGACCACGGACAGGCTCACCGGAATGCCGGTGCGGCGTTCGATGACGCGATTCAAATAGGAATTGTCGGGATCGTGGTATTCCTCCACGTTGCCGTGAAAGCCCTCCTCCTCGAACAGCACCTGATTGATCGCCTCCACGATGGCGCGGCCGGTTTTGGTCTGCGGCGGCTCCGCCAGACGGTCGCGAATGCGGTCGGCAAAGCCCTCCAGCTCCTTCTGAAACGGCGCGATGTCCAAGTCCGGATAGCCCACACGTGCCAGCAAAAAGGCGGCATGTTCGAGATCGATCTGCTCTTCCTCCAGCAGGCCCAGCACATAGAACGAGCTGATCAAATCCTCCTGGCGGATTTGTGCCAGCACGTGGCGCGCTTCGATGCGCGTGCGGCCGTCGCCGTCGTCATGTGCCGCCTGCCGCAGAAAGACCTCGGCCTCCTGGCCGATCTGCAGCAAGTGTTCACGCGCGATACTGCGAATATTGGCATCCTCGTCACCCAGCAACGTGATGAGCGCCTGAATTTCGTTGGGAGATTTCTTCACCGGTGCTTACGCCCTCGAAAGAGTTCAGAATTTGTCCGCCGGTCACCGTGGCGCGTCTCAGGTTCGCATCGCCGGCTTCTTGCCGCCCAGGCGATTCTCCGTGCCCTCGAGCAGGCGCTGGATGTTCTTGCGGTGGGTGAAGACGATGAGAAAGGCGATCGCGAGGCTGAATTGGAAATGCGCCTCGGGAATCTCCTGGCGCGTGAATTTCTGCGCCAGCAGCAACACCACCGGCAGGCTCACCGCCGCGAGCATCGAGCCCAGCGAAACATAGCGCGTGGCATAGACCACGGCGACGAAAATCACCAGGCACACCAGCGCGGCGAGAGGATACAGCGCGAGAATCATGCCGGCGGCCGTGCCCACACCCTTGCCGCCGCGGAAGCCCGCAAACACCGTCCAGATGTGGCCCAACACCGCGGCGACGCCGGTCACGATCGGCAGCACGGTTTCATCGATGTGCGGCGGGCCGAGCGGCTGCCAGCGTGAAATCCAATACGTCGCCGCAAAGCCCTTGAACACATCCACCAGCATCACCGCCAGACCGGCCTGCCAGCCGAGCACGCGAAACACGTTGGTGCCGCCGGCATTGCCACTGCCTTCATTGCGAATGTCAAAATCTTTGCCGCGCACCAGCTTGCCGACCAGAATCGCAGTGGGAAACGAGCCGGCCAGATACGCGGCGAGCAACACGAGCAGGAATGATAGCATCGCATAACCTCACCCGAGCGCCGTTACCGCCGGCGCCCAAAAAAGTATTCACGAATCGCCAAAATTTTCTCACAACCGCAAGCGCTGCGTTGCGGGCGTCGGTCCGGTCTTGCGCGCCGCCGCGCACAAACCGGGCACGAAACCCGCCGTTCATTCTCCCAAAAACGCAACGGCGACTGCGCCGGGCCCGGCATGCACACCCAGCGCCGGTGACACGCTGGTGACGGGAACCTCGGCCAGTTCCAACCGCCGGCGCAGTTGCTCGGCCAGAAAGGCCGCGGCTTCCGGCGCGTTGGCATGCGCGACCATCATGCGCAGTTTGCGCTTGCCGGCTGCTGCTTGCGTGGCGATCTCAATCAATTTGCGGTGCGACTGGTCGCGGCTGAAGGCCTTGGCCACCACCTGCGGCCGGCCTTCGGCGTTGAGGGTGATGATCGGCCGGATCTTCAACAAACCGGCAAGCCCGCCGCGCAAGCGCGACACGCGGCCGCCGCGCACGAGATAGTCCATGGTCTCGACCGTGAAGAGCAGCTTGACGTTTTGCACTGCCCACTGCACGTGTTTCTCGAGCTCATCCAGCTTCATGCCGTTTTCCGCGGCTTCCGCGGCTGCCTGCACGATCAGGCCCTGGGCAATGCACACGTTCTTGGAATCGATCACGCGAATGTTGATGTCGTTGTGCACCGCCTGCGCCGCGCGCTGCGCCGCCTGCAGGGTGCCGCTCAGCGCGCCCGTGAGAATGATGGCAAGGGCCTCACGATGATTTTGCGCGACATGCAGGTAGACTTGCTTGAAATCGCCGGGCGCGGGCTGTGAGGTGGTGGGATGCACCGGGGAAGTGGCGAGCAGCTCGTAGAAATCGCGGTCGGTAATGGTCACCTTGTCAACGTAACTCTTGTTGCCGAACGCGAGCGCCACCGGCACCATGTGGATGTTGTAGCGAATGAAATCATCGGCCGGCAGGTCGCAGGCGGAATCGGTGATCACCGCCACCGTCTGCGCCGCCGGATCATGATGGGCGCGGGCGTGCTGGCTCCGCATGTCGTCTTGCTTGAAATTGACCAGCTCGCCGTATTCCCGTGCCAGGGCGAACACTTGCTCCGGCTCATTGCTGTGAATGTGAATGCGCACGCGCTCGCTCGAGCCTGCCACGATCATGGAATCGCCCAACGCCCGCAGCCGCTCGCGCAAAGCCCGGCGGTCGATGTCTTTGCCGACGATGAAGGCCTGGGTGCAAAACTGAAAGGTGATCTGTTCTGGCTCCTCCGCGACCTGAGCCTTGGCATTGCCAAAGGTCAAGATGCCCCGCGCGATGCGCTCGATTTTGCCGGATTGCATGAAATGCAGAATGCCTTCGAGCAGATGCACGAAGCCCTGGGCGCCGGCATCCACCACGCCGGCCTTGGCCAGCACTTTGAGTTTTTCCGGCGTGCGATTCAGAGAGTCGGTTGCGGCTTGCAGGGAGGCGCGGATCAGGGTGGGAAAATCAGTGACCCGCTGCCAGGTGTCGTGAATGTATTGCGCCCAATCGTGGATTACGGTGAGAATGGTGCCTTCACGCGGCTCGGCGATGGCTTCCCGTGAAAGCCGGGAGGCGGTCAACACGGCGTCGGCAAACATGGCCAGGTCGGCCCGCGTCTTGCCTTCGAAACCTTCGGAAAGCCCCTGGAAGAACTGCGCGAGAATGGCGCCGGAGTTGCCGCGCGCGCCCATCAGCGCCGAATCCGCCAGCGCCAGGCTCACGGCATGCACCGATTGTTCCTTGCAATTGAGCGCACCCTCCGCCACGCTGCGCATGGTCAATGCCATGTTGGTGCCGGTGTCGCCGTCCGGCACGGGGAAGACGTTGATGTTGTTGAGTTGCTCCTGCATTTGAATCAAGCGTTGCGCTCCGGCAATCACAGAGTCTTTCAGTCGCGGTCCGTCAATGTAAGTAATGGGCATCGCACACGCCTTGCAAAGGTGAATCTCGGTGCTGTCATCACAACCATCATGGTAGCGGGCAGGGTCGCACTATTGTCCGAAAAGAACGGCGCAAATGTAGGCTCACAAGCCTGAAAAGTCAAGCGAAAACCAGGAGGCGAGGGCTTGCCCATTTGAAAATGGAAGGGACATTGGTTTACTCCGCTTCCCGCCGGGCGATTTCCAGCAGATCGTCCACGCGGAGCTCTTTTGCCCATCGCCGCAAGTAGTTGAAATCGAGGTCTTCCGCGCGAATTTTCAGTAAGCCGAGAATGTCGCGCCATTGACGGTCGGAGACTTCGCCGCCCATGCGGTACCCCTCCAGATTGGAGAGAATAGTATCCTCGCCACTGGCAAACTTTGCGCTGATCTCCCTGTCAAAGGTAAATGTCTGCCTTTGAGCGCGGGATGAAGATATCCACCTTGAACATGCTTTCGAGATCGATGATGTTGACATTGGAGCAATGCTGAATGGATTCGGCGATCATCTCCTCGTCAATGTAGAATTCGTCCTGGAGCACCGAAACGAACGGCCGCAGATGTTCGAGGCGCATTGCCGCGACGATATCCGAATCTTGCGTGGTGCGTACCATCCCATGAAGCGTACTGGCGAGCGAGCCGCCGATCAGGTGCGGGACACCAAGTTTCTCGAAAACAGCCGTGACTTTGAATGTGACTTCGATGGGTTCATTTTGCATGGCTGGTTTCTCCGTACACCTTGCGTGCCAGTTCCTCTCCCAGCAGCAAATCCGCCAGTTTGCGGCGCAGTTCGGCTGCGCTCGCCTGCGGATGTTGCGCGCGCAAACCCGCCAGCGCCAGCATGCGGTCGGACGAATTCAACTGCGCCAGCATGTTCAGCTTGCGCGTGGGACTCGCCTGCCGCCACAACTGGATTTGCAGGGCCTCCATTTTGGGATGGGTGTCGGAATACAATCTGGCCATGACTTCTCCCCAAAGAGCTTTCTATTCGACGCCTCTGCGTCATCGCTCGCGCCGAACAGGAAATCGCTTGTTTCCAAATTATCGTGAATCGGGCAAGGCGGCGAGCGCGGTCTTCTTGAGCTGCGCGCAGGCAGCGGCGGCATCGGCTGCGCCAAAAATGGAGGAGCCGGCCACCAGCACGTCGGCGCCGGCGCGCACGGTCGCGGCAACAGTATCCAAGTCAATGCCGCCATCGGCTTCGAGCAAAATCTCGCGGCCGGTCGATCGCATCATCTCGTGTGCCCGCCGCAGCTTGGGCAGAGTGCTGTGGATGAAGGATTGTCCACCGAAGCCGGGGTTGACGGTCATGACGAGCAGGAGATCGATGTCGCCGAGAATCTCCTCGACGAGCGTGAGCGGCGTCGCGGGATTGAGCGCCACGCCCGCGGCTGCGCCGGTTGCACGAATCTGTTGCACCACCCGATGCAGGTGAGTGCAGGCTTCGACGTGCACGGTAAGGCGGTCGGCGCCGGCGTCGCGAAAAGCCTGCAAGTACTTCTCCGGATGCTCGATCATGAGATGTACGTCGAGCGGCAGCGGGGTGCACCGCCGCGCCGCGGCCACCGCCAGTGGGCCAAAGGTAAGATTGGGCACG
Coding sequences within:
- the plsY gene encoding glycerol-3-phosphate 1-O-acyltransferase PlsY is translated as MLSFLLVLLAAYLAGSFPTAILVGKLVRGKDFDIRNEGSGNAGGTNVFRVLGWQAGLAVMLVDVFKGFAATYWISRWQPLGPPHIDETVLPIVTGVAAVLGHIWTVFAGFRGGKGVGTAAGMILALYPLAALVCLVIFVAVVYATRYVSLGSMLAAVSLPVVLLLAQKFTRQEIPEAHFQFSLAIAFLIVFTHRKNIQRLLEGTENRLGGKKPAMRT
- a CDS encoding DegV family EDD domain-containing protein yields the protein MPITYIDGPRLKDSVIAGAQRLIQMQEQLNNINVFPVPDGDTGTNMALTMRSVAEGALNCKEQSVHAVSLALADSALMGARGNSGAILAQFFQGLSEGFEGKTRADLAMFADAVLTASRLSREAIAEPREGTILTVIHDWAQYIHDTWQRVTDFPTLIRASLQAATDSLNRTPEKLKVLAKAGVVDAGAQGFVHLLEGILHFMQSGKIERIARGILTFGNAKAQVAEEPEQITFQFCTQAFIVGKDIDRRALRERLRALGDSMIVAGSSERVRIHIHSNEPEQVFALAREYGELVNFKQDDMRSQHARAHHDPAAQTVAVITDSACDLPADDFIRYNIHMVPVALAFGNKSYVDKVTITDRDFYELLATSPVHPTTSQPAPGDFKQVYLHVAQNHREALAIILTGALSGTLQAAQRAAQAVHNDINIRVIDSKNVCIAQGLIVQAAAEAAENGMKLDELEKHVQWAVQNVKLLFTVETMDYLVRGGRVSRLRGGLAGLLKIRPIITLNAEGRPQVVAKAFSRDQSHRKLIEIATQAAAGKRKLRMMVAHANAPEAAAFLAEQLRRRLELAEVPVTSVSPALGVHAGPGAVAVAFLGE
- the rpe gene encoding ribulose-phosphate 3-epimerase, coding for MILLAPSILSADFSRLREEIHQVESAGADWIHCDIMDGHFVPNLTFGPLAVAAARRCTPLPLDVHLMIEHPEKYLQAFRDAGADRLTVHVEACTHLHRVVQQIRATGAAAGVALNPATPLTLVEEILGDIDLLLVMTVNPGFGGQSFIHSTLPKLRRAHEMMRSTGREILLEADGGIDLDTVAATVRAGADVLVAGSSIFGAADAAAACAQLKKTALAALPDSR